A region of the Callithrix jacchus isolate 240 chromosome 10, calJac240_pri, whole genome shotgun sequence genome:
AAGTTCCAGGGCGTTTTGCAGAACCTGGAGTTAGCAGGTGCCTAGTCATTTGAAGCAAAAATTAGAATACACAGAATGACGAAGGATTTTTCCCTGAAGTCATGAATTTATGGGAAAAGTGTTGCAAAATACATACTAAATAACttttagctatttcttttcttgcttttttatacAGAAACTGGAAATATCTCAGAAAATCTGGGGTGAAGGTGGCTGTAACATGGGGTGCCAAATTGGAGTCCCAGGAGAAGACTGGGGGCGGAAGGTCGGGACCAGTTTGAAAAAAAGGGctcaaggccaggcgcggtggctcacgcctgtaatcccagcactttgggaggccaaggtgggcggatcacgaggtcaagagatcaagactatcctggccaacatgcatcttagtctttactaaaaatgcaaaaattctcaggaggctgaggcaggagaattgcttaaacccgggaggtagaggttgtggccaagatctcaccattgcactccagcctgggcgacaagagcaaaactctgcctccaaaaaaaaaaaagcaaaaattagctgagtgtggtggtgtgtgcctgtagtcccagctactcggaaagctgaggcaggagaatcgcttgaaccagggaggcgggaagttacagtgagctgagatcacgccactgtactccagcctgtcaacagagcgagactctgtctcaaaaaagaaaaaaaaaaagggcttgaATGCTGGCCTGGGGAGTTtaggcagggagtggggagctaGGAGGGCGTTGAGGAGCCACATTAGGAGGGGCGCTTTAGGATATGCCCCACAGACTTCCTTCTTATGCCTTGTTTCTGTGCTGCTCTGGCTTCCTCTCACTTAGGGCAAGCACTCTCCAAATAGACCCTGCCCACGGGATCTGCATGCTGGTGAGAGGGGGAGAAGTCCAAATAGAGACATTATATTCATTTAGTAATCTGTATCAGCTGGTGCAAGTACAGTGGTGTCATAACAGTTACagatttcttccctctttctccactcccactgcttcacttgactagcctgaaaaaaataatacttattgAGAGGTGttcactaaatattatttacaatgcAGCAAGGCTTGGCTTGGACTTCGGCAGGGGTGTgatgtttgtgtttatgtgtgtgcctATGAACTTCCTCAATGTTGGAAGCAAAATTTCATGGCATATAAACCTTCCTGGAGAGAAAGTCCCTAGCTTTCATGAGATTTTCTAAGGAAAGGGACTCAAAGTCAGCTTCCGTAGGTGCAATGGGAGTGGTGGGTTCAAAGCTGGAAGCACAGGGTGCAGGCACTGCTTGCTAACTTACTAACAGTCAGTGCTTACTTTGTTGCCAGTTCACAacaaatctgggaggcagatgctGTCACTATTATCCCCACTTGAGAGATGtcaaaactgaggccagagagttaatttgcccaaggtcccaTAGcaccaagatttgaacccaggcagcctggtCCCAGGGTCTGTGCTCCTGACCATGGTAAAATTGGTAAAATTGGAACTCTGTTTCCTGAAATTAGGGGCCAGATGCCACAAATGTTTCTCAAACATTGTAGAGGTCAAACAAACTTGCCTGTAGGTAGACTGGACCCAGTTTGCATCCTCTGCCATAAGGGACTGCCTCCTGGGAGACCAGAGGGAAGGGGAGAACCCCgaggagcagggagggagccACCCTAGAGACTGGAGGGGCCACGAGTTGGCCTAAGCAGGAGGGAAAACTGAAGCTCCTCCTTCTGCACCTTATCCCACAGGAGGTGGCTGATGCCCTGGGAGGGGGTGCAGACCCAGAAACCAACTCGACCAGTAACAGCAGCCACTCAGCCTGGGACCTGGGCAGCGCCTTCTTTTTCTCGGggaccatcatcaccaccatcggTGGGGGAGGGGATTGGCATGTGGGGGCGGGCAAGGAGCCTCCTCATGGGGGAAGGTGCAGGGAGACGGAGGGGTCCCAGGCAGTCCCTAGACTTCCTGCATCGCCCCTCTGCCCAGGCTATGGCAATGTGGCCCTGCGCACAGATGCTGGGCGCCTCTTCTGCATCTTTTATGCGCTGGTGGGGATTCCGCTGTTTGGGATCCTACTGGCAGGGGTTGGGGACCGGCTGGGCTCCTCCCTGCGCCGTGGCATCGGTCACATTGAAGCCATCTTCCTGGTGAGCTGCTCCATGCCCTGCCTGCCCTTGTGCTGGGCTCTGGCTACCCTTCCCCACGTCCCTGGCACATGAGCACGTCTCCTAGACCATAAGCCTCCCCACAGACTCCTGGGGGGTGGGAGTGGGTAGTATGGGAGTGGGGATGGTTggtgtctcctgggtcctgcCTACTGCCCCTCCCCGCAGAAGTGGCACGTGCCACCGGAGCTAGTGCGAGTGCTGTCGGCGATGCTCTTCCTGCTGATCGGCTGCCTGCTCTTTGTCCTCACACCCACGTTCGTGTTCTGCTATATGGAAGACTGGAGCAAGCTGGAGGCCATCTACTTTGTCATAGTGACGCTTACCACCGTGGGCTTTGGCGACTATGTGGCCGGTGAGGCCGCCCTTCTGGTGCTGCACTTTCCCATCTACCTAATTCCTGTTCAGGGCTCCGCACTCTGGCCTTTCCCTCCAAATCCCATGTGGTAGCTCTGACCCCTGCATCCATCATGGAATGCACCATCACATTCCTGCACACATGCCAGCGCCTTCATGCACCCTCACATTCTTATATGCCTGAGGcccatgcacactcacacatatgtCAAATGCACCCCTCACACGTGTCACATTCTTGCACAGGGCACCCCTTTTCTCGCACGCTTTCATCTTGTACACTTTCAACTCATGCACACCACTCGTGTTCCTACCTGCACTTACACACTTAAGTACATCCCCATTGACCTAGGGAGGGGAGGTCCTctccaggagctggggagggggcagTGAACCGGGGTTCACAGCCTTCTTCCAAGTCCAAGTCTTTCCGCCTTCACTGGTGGTATCCCAGGCGCGGACCCCAGGCAGGACTCTCCAGCCTACCAGCCACTGGTGTGGTTCTGGATCCTGCTCGGCCTGGCTTACTTCGCCTCAGTGCTCACCACCATCGGGAACTGGCTGCGAGTAGTGTCCCGCCGCACTCGGGCAGAGGTAGGCGCCCCTGGGTTGGCACTGCGCCTACACACTGTGGTGCAAATGTGCTGTACCCTAGCAGGGGGTCGTGCAGGCTGTCTTCCTTCCAGGGCTTGGGCCCCTGAGGCAGGGGCCGAGGGAGCCTCTGTGTGTGCCCTGAAGGGAACACAGGGGTATACATGTGTGGGTAACTTCACCTCTGCCCTCATGGGTAggattgccagatttagcaaataaaaaatgcagaaagCCAGAcagggcaacagggtgagatcctgcctctagaaaataaaaaaaaattagcctggagtggtggtgtgttcctgtagtcccagctactcaggaggctgaggtgagaggatcacttgagccaggggcggtcacagctgcagtgagtcatgattgcaccactgcactccagcctgggggacagagtgagccCTGGTctcaccaaataaataaataagctcagttaaatttgagtttcaaataaataatgcaaTTTCAATATAAAGCATGTCCCAAGAATTGCATGAGATATATTCagctaaaattttgtttctgtgaAATTCATATTTAGCTGGGCGATTTggattttgcctaggctggagagccaGGCAGAAAGGAGGGTTGGGGCTTGATCCCTGCTGGTGAAGGGGCAGGTTCCCGGGGGGCTCGGAGGATAGTCTAAGAGCTCCAGTCGAGGGCTGCTTCCTCTCTGTGCAGATGGGTGGCCTCACGGCGCAGGCTGCCAGCTGGACTGGCACGGTGACGGCGCGTGTGACCCAGCGAGCTGGGCCCGCAGCCCCTCCGCTGGAGAAGGAGCGGCCACTGCTGCCTCCACCGCCCTGTCCAGCGCAGCCGCTGGTCAGGCCCCGATCCCCTTCGCCCCCAGAGAAGGCTCAGCCCCCTTCGCCGCCCACAGCCTCGGCCCTGGATTATCCCAGCGAGAACCTGGCCTTCATCGATGAGTCCTCGGACACTCAGAGCGAGCGCGGCTGCCCCCTGCCCCGCGCGCCTCGGGGTCGCCGCCGCCCCAATCCCCCCAGGAAGCCCGTGCGGCCCCGTGGCCCCGGGCGTCCCCGAGACAAAGACGTGCCGGTGTAGGGGCAGGATCCCCGGCCCGGGCCTCGCAAGGGCTTCGTTCCTGCTCCCCGGCATGCTTGGCTTGTTTGACCAAAGAGCTCTCTTTCCATGGGACTCAAGCCTGGGGAAGGGGCGACGTTTGCCTTTCTGCCGCCCCCCGGGCCCGGCCCTTTCCTCACTTCCATCCATCTCCAGATCCCCCAAGGCTTTCTGTGTCGCTGCCCTGGGCGGGCATGTCCCTCACAGCACCTCACGACTGTGCCTCAAAGCCTGCATCAATAAATGAAAACGGTCTGCACCGCTGCGGGCGTGAGCGCTCCCGGACGCGAGTGGGTGTGGGAGTGCTTTCCTCGGGCCACACAGTGGGGGCACCTCTGGCCTCCCGTGACCCCCAGGCCGAGGGTCCCAGGCACCCAGGTCTGTCAGGTCTCGGCCCTCTCGACTGGGCTCAGGCCTGCGTCACTGCATGGAGGCGGCTGGGTAGGGTCCCGCGTGGGGATCAGCCGGGATGGGCCTCGCGTCTCCAGCCTCCGCACACACACTGGGCGTGCGGGGTGCGGGGCGGGatagaggcaggagagagaaaacgGCCTCTCGCGTGGAGGGCTGTCGTTTGAACTCTCCTGGCGCGAGAGACCCTGCCCCGCCCTGTTTCTGGAACGTTgacccctcctcctcctcgtcccgAGGCCTGTGGCGTCTGGGTCCGTAGGGGCAGAACCATGGAGGAAAAGCCTTCGAAAGTAAGACCTCTCCCCGTGCCCCTTACCTTGTCAGCTCCCAACCCACTCCTGGTCCGACACGGGCTGTGGCGCGATTTCTTACTCAGCCTGGGCTTCCCGCAGCCCCCACCCAACCTCACGCTCGACGGGGCCCCAGCCCGGGCCCGGCTCAGATCCCCGCCCCCAGCCCGCCCTTCCTTCCCGCCCCAGCCACCCGCGACCCCTGGCTTCTCTCGTTGTATGTGGCCCACAGGTGTCGCTCAAGCCTTCGGACCGCCATGGCTCGGACAAGGAGAGCAAGGAGAGCCTGTACAGCGACATTCGGGACCTGTGGACCACGGCCACGCTGTCGCAGTCCGAGCTGAACACGCCGCTGTCCGACGTCTGCGGGAACTTTGACGCGGAGGGCCGCAGCATCAGCCACACCCGCGGCTGGTACGGCCAGGGGCGCCGCTCGTTGGACGAGGG
Encoded here:
- the KCNK4 gene encoding potassium channel subfamily K member 4 isoform X2 yields the protein MRSTTLLALLALVLLYLVSGALVFRALEQPHEQQAQRELGEVREKFLRAHPCVSDQELGLLIKKLEISQKIWGEGGCNMGCQIGVPGEDWGRKVGTSLKKRAQGQARWLTPVIPALWEAKEVADALGGGADPETNSTSNSSHSAWDLGSAFFFSGTIITTIGYGNVALRTDAGRLFCIFYALVGIPLFGILLAGVGDRLGSSLRRGIGHIEAIFLKWHVPPELVRVLSAMLFLLIGCLLFVLTPTFVFCYMEDWSKLEAIYFVIVTLTTVGFGDYVAGADPRQDSPAYQPLVWFWILLGLAYFASVLTTIGNWLRVVSRRTRAEMGGLTAQAASWTGTVTARVTQRAGPAAPPLEKERPLLPPPPCPAQPLVRPRSPSPPEKAQPPSPPTASALDYPSENLAFIDESSDTQSERGCPLPRAPRGRRRPNPPRKPVRPRGPGRPRDKDVPV
- the KCNK4 gene encoding potassium channel subfamily K member 4 isoform X1, whose protein sequence is MTTAPQEPPAQPLQAGSGTGPAPGRAMRSTTLLALLALVLLYLVSGALVFRALEQPHEQQAQRELGEVREKFLRAHPCVSDQELGLLIKKLEISQKIWGEGGCNMGCQIGVPGEDWGRKVGTSLKKRAQGQARWLTPVIPALWEAKEVADALGGGADPETNSTSNSSHSAWDLGSAFFFSGTIITTIGYGNVALRTDAGRLFCIFYALVGIPLFGILLAGVGDRLGSSLRRGIGHIEAIFLKWHVPPELVRVLSAMLFLLIGCLLFVLTPTFVFCYMEDWSKLEAIYFVIVTLTTVGFGDYVAGADPRQDSPAYQPLVWFWILLGLAYFASVLTTIGNWLRVVSRRTRAEMGGLTAQAASWTGTVTARVTQRAGPAAPPLEKERPLLPPPPCPAQPLVRPRSPSPPEKAQPPSPPTASALDYPSENLAFIDESSDTQSERGCPLPRAPRGRRRPNPPRKPVRPRGPGRPRDKDVPV
- the KCNK4 gene encoding potassium channel subfamily K member 4 isoform X5; the protein is MTTAPQEPPAQPLQAGSGTGPAPGRAMRSTTLLALLALVLLYLVSGALVFRALEQPHEQQAQRELGEVREKFLRAHPCVSDQELGLLIKKLEISQKIWGEGGCNMGCQIGVPGEDWGRKVGTSLKKRAQGQARWLTPVIPALWEAKEVADALGGGADPETNSTSNSSHSAWDLGSAFFFSGTIITTIEVARATGASASAVGDALPADRLPALCPHTHVRVLLYGRLEQAGGHLLCHSDAYHRGLWRLCGRRGPQAGLSSLPATGVVLDPARPGLLRLSAHHHRELAASSVPPHSGRDGWPHGAGCQLDWHGDGACDPASWARSPSAGEGAATAASTALSSAAAGQAPIPFAPREGSAPFAAHSLGPGLSQREPGLHR
- the KCNK4 gene encoding potassium channel subfamily K member 4 isoform X4, with protein sequence MRSTTLLALLALVLLYLVSGALVFRALEQPHEQQAQRELGEVREKFLRAHPCVSDQELGLLIKEVADALGGGADPETNSTSNSSHSAWDLGSAFFFSGTIITTIGYGNVALRTDAGRLFCIFYALVGIPLFGILLAGVGDRLGSSLRRGIGHIEAIFLKWHVPPELVRVLSAMLFLLIGCLLFVLTPTFVFCYMEDWSKLEAIYFVIVTLTTVGFGDYVAGADPRQDSPAYQPLVWFWILLGLAYFASVLTTIGNWLRVVSRRTRAEMGGLTAQAASWTGTVTARVTQRAGPAAPPLEKERPLLPPPPCPAQPLVRPRSPSPPEKAQPPSPPTASALDYPSENLAFIDESSDTQSERGCPLPRAPRGRRRPNPPRKPVRPRGPGRPRDKDVPV
- the KCNK4 gene encoding potassium channel subfamily K member 4 isoform X3; the protein is MTTAPQEPPAQPLQAGSGTGPAPGRAMRSTTLLALLALVLLYLVSGALVFRALEQPHEQQAQRELGEVREKFLRAHPCVSDQELGLLIKEVADALGGGADPETNSTSNSSHSAWDLGSAFFFSGTIITTIGYGNVALRTDAGRLFCIFYALVGIPLFGILLAGVGDRLGSSLRRGIGHIEAIFLKWHVPPELVRVLSAMLFLLIGCLLFVLTPTFVFCYMEDWSKLEAIYFVIVTLTTVGFGDYVAGADPRQDSPAYQPLVWFWILLGLAYFASVLTTIGNWLRVVSRRTRAEMGGLTAQAASWTGTVTARVTQRAGPAAPPLEKERPLLPPPPCPAQPLVRPRSPSPPEKAQPPSPPTASALDYPSENLAFIDESSDTQSERGCPLPRAPRGRRRPNPPRKPVRPRGPGRPRDKDVPV